One stretch of Streptomyces sp. MMBL 11-1 DNA includes these proteins:
- a CDS encoding helix-turn-helix domain-containing protein, which translates to MARERSGRTARHLVLVARLRRLREGAGLSVSQAATQLGWHPSTLRRLEQAQTSLDVGQVSALLAAYGAGAAEADDIMGRLNAANMPGWWHPWRDAMAPWLMDLMSVESAAGVVRTWDPALVPLLLRTPAYAMAVDELRCPDRDAAGRQRRADFLVERQKRLQEQQTRLWALLPVTALRVRVGGDDVMREQVRSIQRIAERGDVTVQLHPEYAPPHPLTGVPALTLYRVEIREIADHVVREGGLPGTAEVWDSPHPVQTYQGMLDVSCVMAMRPARTGEVLQDEYDRKWA; encoded by the coding sequence GTGGCGCGCGAGAGGTCGGGCCGGACGGCGCGCCATCTGGTCCTGGTGGCCCGCCTGCGAAGGCTGCGTGAGGGCGCCGGGCTGTCCGTCTCCCAGGCCGCCACGCAGCTGGGATGGCATCCCTCGACGCTGCGGCGGCTGGAGCAGGCGCAGACCTCCCTCGACGTGGGGCAGGTGTCCGCCCTGCTCGCCGCCTACGGGGCGGGGGCGGCGGAGGCCGACGACATCATGGGGCGGCTCAACGCGGCCAACATGCCCGGCTGGTGGCATCCATGGCGCGATGCGATGGCTCCCTGGCTGATGGACCTGATGAGCGTGGAGTCCGCCGCCGGCGTCGTGCGCACCTGGGACCCGGCGCTGGTGCCGCTGCTCCTGCGGACCCCGGCCTACGCCATGGCCGTGGACGAGCTCCGGTGCCCCGACCGGGATGCCGCCGGGCGGCAGCGCCGGGCGGACTTCCTGGTCGAGCGTCAAAAACGCCTCCAGGAGCAGCAGACCCGGCTCTGGGCCCTGCTTCCCGTCACCGCCCTGCGCGTCCGGGTGGGCGGCGACGACGTGATGCGTGAGCAGGTCCGATCGATCCAACGCATCGCGGAGCGGGGGGATGTGACGGTGCAGCTGCACCCCGAGTACGCGCCGCCGCACCCGCTGACCGGCGTCCCGGCGCTGACCCTCTACCGGGTGGAGATCCGGGAGATCGCCGACCATGTGGTGCGGGAGGGCGGGCTCCCCGGCACGGCGGAGGTGTGGGACAGCCCCCACCCCGTGCAGACGTATCAGGGAATGCTGGACGTGTCGTGCGTGATGGCGATGCGGCCGGCCCGAACAGGAGAGGTGTTACAGGATGAATACGACCGGAAATGGG